The Vibrio tapetis subsp. tapetis genome segment CGGTCGATCTTTCTGAAGACAGTAAGATATTGATAGACAAAGCGGTTTCTTTAGCAAAAAAATTGGAAGCTGACGTCTCTTTTATTCATATCGATGTCAATTATGCCGAACTCTATACGGGATTGATTGATATCAACCTTGCTGAGACCCAGCACAATAATATGGAAGCTTCACAACAACAGCTGCAAAGTTTTGCCAAACATGCCGATTTTCCAATCAAACATACTTTAGTAAGAAGTGGCGATTTAACGGATGAGTTAAGAGAAGCAATTAATGAATTATCCGTTGATATGTTGGTTTGTGGTCACCACCAAGATTTTTGGAGTAAGCTGCTTTCTTGTACTCGGCAGTTGATTAACAACTCCCCGGTAGACTTACTTGTTGTACCACTCAACGATAGCCAAGAATAAGCAATCTGGGTAGACTGTGAGAATCATTCTCAACTAACGTTATGGACAATGAGATATTTATCCGCAGTCACCCTACTTTGGGCTTTTTCTTTTAGTCTGATCGGGGTTTACCTCGCCGGTCAGGTCGATGCTTGGTTTTCCGTGTTAACACGAGTCGCCTTAGCGAGCCTCGTGTTTTTGCCTTTCCTGAAAATACGCCAAGTCCCTAAATCACTCATTGCTAAGTTAATGGCCATTGGTGGCATTCAACTTGGCTTGATGTATTGCTTCTACTATCAATCTTTCTTGCTACTGAGCGTACCTGAAGTTCTGCTATTTACGGTCTTTACCCCAATTTACGTCACCTTAATCTATGACTTGTATAAAGGGCACTTCTCTCCGTGGTACCTAGTTACCGCCGCAATTGCTGTTACAGGTGCCGCCGTGATTAAGTTTGCAGGCATCAACCCAAACTTCTTAACGGGCTTCTTAGTCGTACAAGGGGCTAACCTGTGCTTTGCTATCGGCCAAGTCAGCTACAAAGTGCTGATGGAGAAGCAACCGATAGAGCTACCCCAGCATTCGGTGTTTGGTTACTTCTACCTTGGCGCTTTGTGTGTCGCGCTCGTCGCATTTGCGCTGCTTGGTAACCCAGACAAACTGCCTACCACCCAAACCCAATGGGGCATTTTGGTTTACTTGGGACTTGTTGCATCCGGTGCTGGTTACTTCCTTTGGAATAAAGGGGCGTGCTTTGTTAATGCTGGAGCTCTGGCGGTGATGAACAACGTCCTAGTACCTGCAGGCCTAGTGGTCAATATTCTGATTTGGAATCGAGACGTAGACCTACCTCGCCTTGCCGCAGGCGCGAGCATTATTTTACTTTCACTTTGGGTTAATGAAACGTGGGTAAAGCGAAAAGTCTCTCAAGACGAAGCGCTTAGAGCGCAAGAAAATTCATAATGAGCTTAGGCTGGTAAAGTAAGAGAGTACATATCTCGATAAGCAGATGGCAAAAAGCGACGTTGTGATAACGTCGCTTTTTTATATTTATAACCCACACTACATAGAATTAGTGCACCGCAGATTCTCTCGGGCTCTTGTCTTCAACAGTATGCAGTAGGTCGCTTCGTATCATGAGCTGTTGGTAGTTCACTTCGGCCTTACGCAATTTTTTCATCAGCTTTTGCTGTTTCTTAAGCGCTTTAGCTAACTTCTTATTGCGCTTTTTCTGCTGCTTGATCGCTTTCTTGCTATCCATTGATTCCGCTTTTTTTGCTGCGCCAATCGTAGCGTTTATAACAGGAACTTCGTCGGTTGTGACTTTCAATGGTAAAGATTCGAGCACTAAACCACACTGCTCTGCTCTTGGTTTATCCAAGCACGATTTTGGCGGGATAGCCGCAGGTTTACACAGATGATTTTTATCAGACGCTGCGCGACTGCACGAACGGCACATGTATTTAGGCGATGCAATTAAGGCATGGATATCGCCAAGGTTACTCGCGATATCATGTCGATTCAGTTTGCAAAGACGTCGAGTCATACTCACTCCAAACAGAATAATGATAACAATTCGTGTTTAGATATAGCGTGATTCAATGTTTAACGCAAGCACTAAATTGTCTGTGTACGCTATGTCATTGATGCCTTTACATAGACATCAAAACGATTCTTTTTCGTTTCGATTGCCATGGTTGGTTTTTGCTCATCAAGCCAGTTAGCGTAATCCGGTCTTTTTACTACGACACGTTTAGTCGCTAGCGCCATCGCGGGCACTAATAAGCCATCTGCATCGGTATCAGCACCCACCAACGATTGAAAAACTCGCATCTCTTTTTTTACCAATGCGGATTTTTTTTTATTTTCTGGGTGAGGATACATTGGATCAAGATAAACGACATCTGGACGTTCAAAGCCTTCCTGCTCAAACAACGTATCGAGTGCGTCAAGACTTGAAGCATGCAGTAAAGACATTCGCTCGCCAACCCAGACGCCAATTTCCGCATCGGCTTTAGCACGTTCGAGCCCATCATCAAGCAATGCCGCAACCACCGGGTTACGCTCAATCATTTGTACTTTGCAGCCTAATGATGCCAAAACAAAGGCATCTCGACCCAAGCCTGCAGTGCCATCTAAAACACTCGGCGTTGCTCCCTTATTCAGGCCAGCCGCTTTCGCAATAGATTGCCCTTTTCCGCCACCAAACTTGCGTCTATGGCCAACAGCACCACCGACAAGATCAACAGCAATTGCGCCTAACTTGGGTTCGTCTAGTTTACGTAATTCCAATTGTTCCGACGTCAGTACCAAAGCAAAAATACTTTGTTCGTCATGGGTTAAGTTCCAACGTGCTGCCAGCTCGTCCAGACGAGCTTGTTGGCTTGGGTTGTCACAAATCAATTGTAATTGCACGCTAGGCTCCGAATCTCTTTTTATGGGGTCGCAAGTGTAACCTAATTTGATGCAGGGCGAGACTGTTGTTGTGCAATCATCTCGTCAATGAGCTCTGGTAATGGTTTTGGCATGCCTATCTCATAACCTTGGCCATAATCGACACCAAGCTCACATAGGCATTCAATGATTGCAGGGCTTTCCACAAACTCAGCCACGGTAATTTTGCCCATCTGCTGAGCCAAGTCGTTAATCGACCGCACCATGATCAGATCCATTTCATTTTCATCGATATCTCGTACAAACAGGCCATCGATTTTTACGATATCTACCGGTAAAGACTTAAGATAACCAAATGAAGATAAACCTGAGCCAAAATCATCTAACGCGATCAAACAGCCTAATGACTTAAGATGAGTAAAGGCTTGCTTTGCCTGTTCGACATTTTGAATGGCTGCGGTTTCCGTTATTTCTAAACAGATTTTACTGCTCGGGAAGCTTGCATCGGAAATGGTTCTTGTCAGGGTGCTTATAAATTCAATATTACCTAAGGACTGGCCTGAGATATTTATCGAACACATATCAATCAAGGCAGACTTCTCAGGGTTGCTATCCAGCCACTGCATCGTTTGCGTAATGACGTGGCGATCCACCAAATGAGCGATGTTGTAGCGCTCTGACGCTGGCATAAAGACACCGGGAGAAAGGTATTCGCCATCTCGCTTTTTGATTCTAACTAAAATTTCTAAGTGGATTCGATTCGCGTTGCTTTCATCTAACCCCAATATTCTTTGGGCAAAGAGCTCCATCCGTTGCTCAGACAACGCCTCATGCACTAAATTAACGCTTTCCATTTGCTGTTGGCGATAATTTAATTCGGCATCATCAACGTGATAAAGCTGATAACGATTACGCCCTTCTTCTTTTGCTGCGTAACAAGCAGTATCAGCCTGTGCGTGAACCATTTGAGGGGAAATGGCGGTATGGTCAATCAAGCGAATGCCGATACTACAACTCAAATTAAGGCGCATTTTATCCAGTACGAATGGATTATCATTAAGCGTATTTATGATCGTTTGCGACACTTTAATGGCTGACACTTCCGTACAGTCTCTTAGCAAGACCCCAAACTCATCTCCCCCCATTCGTGAGAGCACACCATTAAATGGCAACACTTCTTGAATCAATTGGGCACAATATACAATGGCTTCATCACCGGCTTCATGACCAACGGTATCATTGATCACTTTCAGCTGATCGAGATCGATAAACAACATCGCATGGGTTCGATAATGCCCTTCGATTTCTTGCATTGCTTTAAGCAACTGTTGTTCAAAATAATTTCGGTTAAACGCTTTGGTCAGTACATCGTGCTGGGCTTGATAGGCGAGCTGATCCGCCAAATCTCGAGTTTCACTGATGTCTTCCCCAACAATCAATAATTGCTGCGTTTCAGTCAATGGGCGAATATTTTCTCTAATCCAGATGGATTGCCCATCGGCTCTTTTATACTGAACTTCACGTCGCCACACCGATAGCTCAGACGGTTTAGGTTGCAGCAGAAGTTGTCTCGCCGTTAAGGCATTGTCATCGATATAGAATTCTTTTAGAGGATGACCCAGCAATTCCATAGACTGATAACCCAATAGTTCTTGAGAAAATCGGTTTACCGCCTGAATTCGATTGTTTTCATCCAAGGTCACCATCATTACTGGCTGTTTTTCGTAGTAGTGACGAAAACTGGCCTCACTTTCAAATAGCTTTTCTTCCGTTTCTTTGCGAGAGGTAATGTCTTGCGCTTCCACGAGAAACTCTTGATGTGACGGATCAACCACTGGCAAAGCTTTTAATGAAATATCCAATATTCGAGAACCAAGGCTGTGGTGTAGTACTTCCCCCTCAAATCGGATACCTGATGAAATTCGCTCTAAGCTAAAATATTGAAAGATTTTATTGGCTGAATCCGCATGCCAGCTACCAAATTGCCATAATGGACGTTCAATATTAAAATCCTGACTAAATAACATCTCCTGCATACGACTGTTACTAGAAATCAATCGCCCATGCTGATCAAAAATACCTAAGTATAAATTGCTTTGATCGAATACTGTTTCTAGCAAAGCTTGGTTTTTGCGCAGCTGGCGCTTACTGCTATTTAGTCTTTTGGTGTAATAAAGCAAACTGACTATGGTCAGAATCATTATCACAATGAACATCAAATACACTTTAAACTCTTGTAGATAAGATAACCAAAATGGAATCGGCTTATTATATAAGGAGCCCGATAATACTCCGCTACTATCGAGATCCCAATGTTTAAGTGCCTGATAATCTAACTTTAGCTGCGGGTTACTTAAAGAAATGTCCGGCAATGGCGCCTCGGGGTTATGCAACACCTCTAGCGCTTTTGCCCCAACAGCCAACCCATGCAGGTAGCCATCATTGATAATTCCACCAACGCTACCATGACCAAAAACGGCATTATGCAGCATATAGATGGGGGCTTTAGAGTGTTGTTTCAGCCACACCCAATCTTCAATGCCCAGCATCTCGCCATTCTCATCTCGGAAGTATATCCAAAACAGCAAGGCCGATTGTCGTGTCATCTTTTCTGTTATTTGGTGCAAAGTCTGGTTATTACTAGGTGCAATTACTTTAATAAGCGCCCTATCGGCAGGGTTCTTTGTTAAATATTGCTCAATGACCTTACGGGCGGCGTTACCCGTTTGGGAGTGATCGATGATGACCACAATTTTTTCTATATCAGGCTGAAAGCTTTTAATCAGTCGGATATTCCCCGCCACCTCAGAGTGCTCTGGGATGCCTGTGGCTCGAATTCTGGAATGAAGAGTGGTCGAATAATTGTTGATACCACCAAAGATAACGGGAGTCTCACCAATTTCTTTGGACAAACTTTGCATCAGTGCTAATGCGTTATTATCACTGACAATAATGGCCTTAAATTTTTCTTGCTCGAATTTGGTTCTAAACAAAGATTCCAATTGATCAAAGTACTGAGGGGTTTGCAAACGTTTCGTATCAAGATAAAACACGCGATTGGAAATGTTTTCGGAATCCAGTTGTTCAGCAAGCCCCTTTTGGAGATTGTCTGTCCAAAAAAAACCTTGATGGTACGAATGCACGACCAGTACATTTCCGTTACCACCAGACACTCCTGCGGTATATAAAGCAGTGCTTAGCAGTAATGTTACTGTCATTATCCAAGTACGTATCAAAATATCTTCTCGTCAAATTTGTCGGATATGCCTACTATGTCCAGAGCATCCTACTCCAGACTGAAATCTCCGATTCCCCGAAACAAGGAACGTAACATGCATACCAACCAGACACGTCTTGATGATTTAGATCGTGCCATTTTAAAAGCGTTAATGAGCGACGCAAGAACTCCGTATGCAGAAATGGCAAAGCAATTTAATGTTAGCCCAGCCACCATTCATGTGCGAATAGAAAAAATGAAAGCCGCTGATATCATTGAAGGAACGGAGGTGATAGTCAACACCAAGAAGCTAGGGTATGACGTATGTTGCTTTATTGGCATTAACTTGAATGCCGCGAGAGATTACCACTCTGCGATTGCCAAGCTGAATGCACTGGATGAAGTGGTAGAAGCTTATTACACCACAGGTGCTTATAACATCTTCGTGAAGCTAATGTGTAAATCGATAGAAGAGCTGCAGTTTGTCCTGATCGACAAACTGCAGGCCATTGATGAAGTGCAATCAACAGAAACGCTGATCTCACTGCAAAATCCGATCAATCGGAATGTGAATCCTTAGAGAGCAGGTCGGTCGCAGGCTCCCTTGAGGCGGAAGGCGGAAGGCGGAAAATAATAGCGCCTTTAGCCTTTAGCCTTTAGCCTTTAGCCTTTAGCCTTTAGCCTTTAGCGAAGCGTCCCGCTCTTAAGCACTAATACCCGCATGTCTTAGCATGGCATCAATTTGTGGCTCGCGGCCTCGGAAGCGTTTGAATAGCTCCATTGGTTCTTCGCTGCCGCCCATTTCTAGGATGTTGTTTAAGAAGCTTTGTCCTGTTTCAGCATTAAAGATGCCCTCTTCCTCAAAACGAGAAAAAGCATCGGCTGATAGCACTTCAGCCCATAAGTAGCTGTAGTAACCGGCACTGTAACCACCAGCAAAGATATGGCCAAAGCTATGAGAGAATCGGTTCCACTCAAGGCTTGGTAATACGGCTACTTTGCTTTTTACTTCGGCTAACGTTTCTAGTACACGAGCACCAATTTCTGGATCAAACTCGGTGTGAAGGGTGAAATCGAACAAGCCAAGTTCAAGCTGGCGCAAAATAAACATCGCAGATTGGAAGTTCTTGGCTGCGAGCATTTTGTCTAACATTGCTTTTGGCAGTGCTTCGCCTGTTTCATAGTGACCTGAAATGAAGCTTAACGCTTGCTCTTCCCAACACCAGTTTTCTAGGAACTGACTTGGTAGCTCAACCGCATCCCATGGCACA includes the following:
- a CDS encoding class I SAM-dependent methyltransferase; translated protein: MQLQLICDNPSQQARLDELAARWNLTHDEQSIFALVLTSEQLELRKLDEPKLGAIAVDLVGGAVGHRRKFGGGKGQSIAKAAGLNKGATPSVLDGTAGLGRDAFVLASLGCKVQMIERNPVVAALLDDGLERAKADAEIGVWVGERMSLLHASSLDALDTLFEQEGFERPDVVYLDPMYPHPENKKKSALVKKEMRVFQSLVGADTDADGLLVPAMALATKRVVVKRPDYANWLDEQKPTMAIETKKNRFDVYVKASMT
- a CDS encoding universal stress protein produces the protein MSYQHILVAVDLSEDSKILIDKAVSLAKKLEADVSFIHIDVNYAELYTGLIDINLAETQHNNMEASQQQLQSFAKHADFPIKHTLVRSGDLTDELREAINELSVDMLVCGHHQDFWSKLLSCTRQLINNSPVDLLVVPLNDSQE
- a CDS encoding EAL domain-containing protein — its product is MTVTLLLSTALYTAGVSGGNGNVLVVHSYHQGFFWTDNLQKGLAEQLDSENISNRVFYLDTKRLQTPQYFDQLESLFRTKFEQEKFKAIIVSDNNALALMQSLSKEIGETPVIFGGINNYSTTLHSRIRATGIPEHSEVAGNIRLIKSFQPDIEKIVVIIDHSQTGNAARKVIEQYLTKNPADRALIKVIAPSNNQTLHQITEKMTRQSALLFWIYFRDENGEMLGIEDWVWLKQHSKAPIYMLHNAVFGHGSVGGIINDGYLHGLAVGAKALEVLHNPEAPLPDISLSNPQLKLDYQALKHWDLDSSGVLSGSLYNKPIPFWLSYLQEFKVYLMFIVIMILTIVSLLYYTKRLNSSKRQLRKNQALLETVFDQSNLYLGIFDQHGRLISSNSRMQEMLFSQDFNIERPLWQFGSWHADSANKIFQYFSLERISSGIRFEGEVLHHSLGSRILDISLKALPVVDPSHQEFLVEAQDITSRKETEEKLFESEASFRHYYEKQPVMMVTLDENNRIQAVNRFSQELLGYQSMELLGHPLKEFYIDDNALTARQLLLQPKPSELSVWRREVQYKRADGQSIWIRENIRPLTETQQLLIVGEDISETRDLADQLAYQAQHDVLTKAFNRNYFEQQLLKAMQEIEGHYRTHAMLFIDLDQLKVINDTVGHEAGDEAIVYCAQLIQEVLPFNGVLSRMGGDEFGVLLRDCTEVSAIKVSQTIINTLNDNPFVLDKMRLNLSCSIGIRLIDHTAISPQMVHAQADTACYAAKEEGRNRYQLYHVDDAELNYRQQQMESVNLVHEALSEQRMELFAQRILGLDESNANRIHLEILVRIKKRDGEYLSPGVFMPASERYNIAHLVDRHVITQTMQWLDSNPEKSALIDMCSINISGQSLGNIEFISTLTRTISDASFPSSKICLEITETAAIQNVEQAKQAFTHLKSLGCLIALDDFGSGLSSFGYLKSLPVDIVKIDGLFVRDIDENEMDLIMVRSINDLAQQMGKITVAEFVESPAIIECLCELGVDYGQGYEIGMPKPLPELIDEMIAQQQSRPASN
- a CDS encoding carboxylate/amino acid/amine transporter, yielding MRYLSAVTLLWAFSFSLIGVYLAGQVDAWFSVLTRVALASLVFLPFLKIRQVPKSLIAKLMAIGGIQLGLMYCFYYQSFLLLSVPEVLLFTVFTPIYVTLIYDLYKGHFSPWYLVTAAIAVTGAAVIKFAGINPNFLTGFLVVQGANLCFAIGQVSYKVLMEKQPIELPQHSVFGYFYLGALCVALVAFALLGNPDKLPTTQTQWGILVYLGLVASGAGYFLWNKGACFVNAGALAVMNNVLVPAGLVVNILIWNRDVDLPRLAAGASIILLSLWVNETWVKRKVSQDEALRAQENS
- the asnC gene encoding transcriptional regulator AsnC, producing the protein MHTNQTRLDDLDRAILKALMSDARTPYAEMAKQFNVSPATIHVRIEKMKAADIIEGTEVIVNTKKLGYDVCCFIGINLNAARDYHSAIAKLNALDEVVEAYYTTGAYNIFVKLMCKSIEELQFVLIDKLQAIDEVQSTETLISLQNPINRNVNP